In one window of Bizionia sp. M204 DNA:
- the pckA gene encoding phosphoenolpyruvate carboxykinase (ATP), whose amino-acid sequence MIDHTQASNTISLEKYGIKNAKVQYQLSSEQLHKLTIEKGQGVEASSGALAVNTGEFTGRSPKDRFIVKDAITEDRVWWGNINIPFESDAFEKLYNKVTDYLSGKEVFVRDSYACADEKYRLNIRVITEFPWSNMFAQNMFLRPEPSELENFKPEWTIVNAPGFMSVPAEDGTRQHNFAILDFTRKIALIGGTGYTGEIKKGIFSALNFILPVFKNTLPMHCSANVGKDGDTAIFFGLSGTGKTTLSADPNRRLIGDDEHGWTKENTVFNFEGGCYAKVINLSAENEPDIFNAIKPGAILENVIMDKDGHVDFEDISITQNTRVSYPIDHIDNIQVPSIGENPKNIFFLTADAFGVLPPISKLTPGQAAYHFISGYTAKVAGTEAGIDEPLPSFSACFGAPFMPLHPTKYAEMLSAKMQEAGVNVWLVNTGWTGGPYGVGSRMKLKYTRAMITAAMDGSLEAANKDNYHEHSVFGVQQPKVCPNVPTEVLSPRKSWNNDEGYYKTANKLADSFKENFKKFEEFANAEIMAGAPKVRS is encoded by the coding sequence ATGATAGATCATACTCAAGCATCCAATACAATTTCATTAGAAAAATATGGAATTAAAAATGCTAAAGTTCAATATCAATTATCTTCCGAACAACTACACAAACTTACAATTGAAAAAGGTCAAGGCGTTGAAGCGTCTTCTGGTGCTTTAGCAGTTAATACTGGTGAATTTACAGGACGTTCTCCTAAAGATCGCTTTATTGTTAAAGATGCAATTACCGAAGATCGCGTTTGGTGGGGAAATATTAATATCCCTTTCGAATCGGATGCTTTCGAAAAACTATATAATAAAGTAACCGATTACTTATCAGGAAAAGAAGTATTTGTAAGAGATAGCTATGCTTGTGCAGATGAAAAATACCGATTAAATATTCGTGTTATTACTGAATTCCCTTGGAGCAATATGTTTGCCCAAAATATGTTTTTAAGACCAGAACCGTCGGAACTTGAAAACTTTAAGCCAGAATGGACTATTGTTAATGCACCAGGATTTATGTCAGTTCCAGCTGAAGATGGAACACGCCAACATAATTTTGCAATTTTAGATTTTACTCGAAAAATTGCTTTAATTGGTGGGACCGGCTATACAGGTGAAATTAAAAAAGGAATTTTCTCTGCTTTAAACTTTATTTTACCCGTATTTAAAAATACGTTGCCAATGCACTGTAGTGCTAATGTTGGTAAAGATGGCGATACAGCTATATTCTTCGGATTATCAGGGACAGGAAAAACAACACTTTCTGCCGATCCTAATCGTAGATTAATAGGTGATGATGAACATGGTTGGACAAAAGAAAACACCGTTTTTAATTTTGAGGGTGGTTGTTATGCTAAAGTAATTAATCTTTCAGCTGAAAATGAACCTGATATTTTTAATGCTATTAAGCCAGGAGCCATACTTGAAAACGTAATCATGGACAAAGATGGTCATGTAGATTTTGAGGATATATCGATTACGCAAAACACACGAGTAAGTTATCCAATTGACCATATTGATAATATTCAAGTGCCGTCTATTGGTGAAAATCCTAAAAATATTTTCTTTTTAACGGCAGATGCCTTTGGTGTTTTACCTCCAATTTCTAAATTAACACCAGGTCAAGCCGCCTACCATTTTATTTCTGGATATACGGCTAAAGTTGCGGGAACAGAAGCAGGTATTGACGAACCGCTACCAAGTTTTTCTGCGTGTTTTGGAGCGCCATTTATGCCATTGCATCCAACAAAATATGCAGAAATGTTAAGTGCAAAAATGCAAGAAGCTGGTGTAAACGTTTGGTTGGTAAATACAGGCTGGACTGGTGGACCTTATGGTGTTGGATCGCGCATGAAATTAAAATATACACGCGCCATGATAACGGCTGCCATGGATGGAAGTTTAGAGGCTGCCAATAAAGACAACTACCATGAGCATTCTGTATTTGGTGTTCAGCAACCAAAAGTTTGCCCGAATGTACCAACAGAAGTATTAAGTCCTAGAAAATCATGGAATAATGACGAAGGATATTATAAAACAGCTAATAAATTAGCGGATTCATTTAAAGAGAATTTCAAGAAATTTGAGGAGTTTGCCAATGCTGAAATTATGGCTGGGGCTCCAAAAGTAAGATCGTAA
- a CDS encoding DUF423 domain-containing protein — protein MNSKILSLGAFLGLVAVILGAFGAHGLKGLILPEQIATFETGVRYQMYHALFLLFLGVSSAVNAKTKQIIFYLVLIGVLLFSGSIYGLATNSLTAFNFKTIGFITPIGGLLLIISWLLLLIKFLKNRTDISKN, from the coding sequence ATGAACAGTAAGATATTAAGTTTAGGTGCGTTTTTAGGGCTAGTAGCCGTAATTTTGGGTGCATTTGGAGCACATGGACTCAAGGGGTTAATTTTACCGGAACAAATTGCAACATTTGAAACAGGTGTGCGTTATCAAATGTATCATGCCTTGTTTTTACTTTTTTTAGGAGTGTCATCTGCTGTTAATGCTAAAACTAAACAAATTATCTTTTATTTAGTCTTAATTGGCGTGTTATTGTTTTCGGGCTCCATATATGGCTTAGCAACTAATAGTTTAACCGCTTTTAATTTTAAGACTATTGGATTTATTACACCAATTGGCGGATTATTACTAATTATTTCGTGGCTCTTATTGTTAATAAAGTTTTTAAAAAATAGGACTGATATTTCTAAAAATTAA
- a CDS encoding saccharopine dehydrogenase family protein encodes MRKILLIGAGKSASYLIKYLLEKSDEENLLIIVGDVNFTNAKKLINNHENAQAIMLDVFDKESRQNAVQNCDIVISMLPARFHIEVARDCITFNKNMVTASYISDEMQNLDKAARDKGLIFMNEIGVDPGIDHMSAMHVIDRIRDAGGKMILFESFTGGLVAPESDNNLWNYKFTWNPRNVVVAGQGGAAKFLQEGTYKYIPYNRLFRRTEFLDVEGYGRFEGYANRDSLKYQSVYGLSNVKTLYRGTMRRVGFSRAWNMFVQLGMTDDSYTIDDSENMSYRDFVNAFLPYSPTDSVELKFRHALKIDQDDIVWDKLLELDILNGNKRVELKKATPAQILQKILMDSWTLEEDDKDMIVMYHKFGYELDGKRHQIDSTMVTIGEDQTYTAMAKTVGLPVAIATLAILNETITTPGVQMPITKEVYGPILQELETYGIAFTETEVPYLGYNPLNL; translated from the coding sequence ATGCGAAAGATATTACTCATTGGTGCTGGAAAATCCGCATCTTACCTTATAAAATACTTACTTGAAAAATCTGATGAAGAAAATCTATTAATTATTGTTGGCGATGTGAATTTCACAAACGCCAAAAAATTAATCAACAATCACGAAAATGCCCAAGCAATCATGCTGGACGTTTTTGATAAAGAATCGCGCCAAAACGCTGTTCAAAATTGTGACATTGTTATTTCCATGCTTCCCGCTCGCTTCCATATTGAAGTAGCTCGCGACTGTATTACCTTCAATAAAAATATGGTAACAGCCTCTTACATTAGTGATGAAATGCAAAACCTTGACAAAGCAGCACGCGATAAAGGTTTAATTTTTATGAATGAAATAGGTGTCGACCCAGGTATTGATCATATGAGTGCCATGCATGTTATTGACAGAATTCGTGATGCTGGTGGTAAAATGATTCTTTTTGAATCCTTCACTGGTGGTTTAGTAGCGCCCGAAAGCGACAATAATTTATGGAATTACAAATTTACTTGGAATCCAAGGAACGTAGTAGTCGCCGGCCAAGGTGGTGCTGCCAAATTTTTACAAGAAGGGACGTACAAGTACATTCCGTATAACCGATTATTTAGAAGAACAGAGTTTTTAGACGTTGAAGGATATGGCCGTTTTGAAGGTTATGCCAATCGCGATTCCTTAAAGTATCAATCTGTTTACGGCTTGAGTAACGTTAAAACGCTATATAGAGGAACCATGCGTCGTGTGGGCTTTAGCCGCGCTTGGAACATGTTTGTTCAATTAGGAATGACTGATGATAGCTATACGATTGATGATAGTGAAAATATGAGCTATCGCGATTTTGTAAATGCATTTTTACCGTATAGCCCAACGGATTCTGTTGAATTAAAATTCCGTCATGCCTTAAAGATTGACCAGGATGATATTGTTTGGGATAAGCTATTAGAACTGGATATTTTAAATGGTAATAAACGTGTTGAATTGAAAAAAGCAACCCCTGCTCAAATTCTTCAAAAAATCCTTATGGATAGTTGGACATTAGAAGAAGATGATAAGGACATGATTGTTATGTACCATAAATTTGGTTATGAATTGGATGGCAAACGGCATCAGATAGATTCGACCATGGTAACTATTGGTGAGGATCAAACGTACACAGCTATGGCTAAAACCGTTGGACTTCCTGTTGCTATTGCAACGCTAGCTATTTTAAACGAAACCATAACCACGCCTGGTGTGCAAATGCCTATTACCAAAGAAGTTTATGGGCCAATTTTACAAGAGTTGGAAACCTATGGTATTGCATTTACAGAAACTGAAGTGCCATATTTAGGATATAATCCGCTAAATTTATAA
- a CDS encoding Lrp/AsnC family transcriptional regulator has protein sequence MKINNKEITIDGIDKTILRALMSDARTPVLEIAREVGISGAAIHQRLRKLEKSGIISGSKFVINPKVLGYTTMAFIGIYLDKAMSNPEAVKQLQKIPEVLECHYTTGNWSIFIKILCKDNEHLMHLLNKDIQSISGVSRTETFISLNQQIDRQIKI, from the coding sequence ATGAAAATAAACAATAAGGAAATAACTATTGATGGTATTGATAAAACCATCTTGCGTGCTTTAATGAGCGATGCTAGAACACCAGTTTTGGAAATTGCACGTGAGGTAGGTATTTCTGGAGCAGCAATACATCAACGGCTTCGGAAACTTGAAAAATCAGGAATTATTTCGGGCTCTAAATTTGTCATAAATCCTAAAGTATTAGGTTATACAACCATGGCTTTTATAGGTATTTACTTGGATAAAGCCATGAGTAATCCGGAAGCTGTTAAGCAGTTGCAAAAAATTCCTGAAGTATTGGAATGTCATTATACCACAGGAAACTGGAGTATTTTCATTAAAATACTCTGTAAGGATAATGAGCATTTAATGCATTTACTGAATAAGGATATTCAATCCATTTCAGGTGTTTCTAGAACAGAAACCTTTATTTCCTTGAATCAGCAAATAGACAGACAAATTAAAATATAA
- a CDS encoding Bax inhibitor-1 family protein, with protein sequence MENQVQEQHVLAQVSDIDRVAFYKKTYAHVAGGVLVFILFEYLLLQSETIVEFMLSMLDGYKWLIMLGGFMFVTNYAERMTMKTTDKNTQYLAFALYILAEAFIFVPLIYVAMFYMDSGTEMLNQAAIVTLGLFTGLSAVVLVTKKDFSFIKTGLTIGFFIAIGLILAGTLFGFTLGLWFSVAMCLLAGGSILYQTSNMVNKYTTDDYIPAALGLFASLMLLFWYVLSIFMSRD encoded by the coding sequence ATGGAAAACCAAGTTCAAGAACAACATGTATTAGCACAGGTATCAGATATAGATCGGGTGGCCTTTTATAAAAAAACCTATGCTCATGTGGCAGGAGGTGTTTTAGTCTTTATCCTATTTGAATATTTATTGTTACAAAGTGAAACGATTGTAGAATTCATGTTATCCATGTTGGATGGCTATAAATGGCTCATCATGTTAGGTGGTTTTATGTTTGTTACAAATTATGCCGAGCGAATGACTATGAAAACCACCGATAAAAACACACAGTATTTAGCATTTGCACTTTATATATTGGCTGAAGCTTTCATTTTTGTGCCATTAATTTATGTTGCCATGTTTTATATGGATTCCGGAACAGAAATGCTAAATCAAGCCGCGATTGTAACATTAGGCTTATTCACTGGTTTATCTGCTGTTGTGTTAGTAACGAAAAAAGATTTTTCATTTATTAAAACCGGTTTAACTATTGGCTTTTTTATTGCTATTGGATTAATTCTAGCAGGAACCTTATTCGGATTTACACTTGGCTTGTGGTTCTCGGTAGCAATGTGTTTATTAGCAGGCGGCTCTATTTTATACCAAACGTCTAATATGGTAAACAAATACACAACTGACGATTATATTCCAGCAGCATTAGGATTATTTGCTTCATTAATGTTATTATTTTGGTACGTTTTGAGTATTTTTATGTCAAGAGATTAG
- a CDS encoding zinc metallopeptidase has translation MIGYYILIGAIALVSWAVSSQLKRKFKKYSQVHLQNGMSGKEIAEKMLLDNGITDVAVISTPGQLTDHYNPKNKTVNLSESVYNQRNAAAAAVAAHECGHAVQHAQAYEWLTMRSKLVPVVSVSSGMSQWLIIGGLVLGGAAGVGLGWYVAVAGVIMMGLATVFSFITLPVEYDASNRALAWLENKHMVTRDEHAAAEDALKWAARTYLVAAIGALASLAYWAIQVFGGRD, from the coding sequence ATGATTGGATATTATATATTAATTGGAGCCATAGCTTTAGTAAGTTGGGCCGTTAGTAGTCAGTTAAAAAGGAAATTTAAAAAGTATTCGCAAGTGCACTTACAAAATGGCATGAGCGGCAAAGAAATAGCAGAAAAAATGCTATTGGATAATGGTATTACGGATGTTGCTGTTATATCAACACCAGGTCAGTTAACCGATCATTACAACCCAAAAAATAAAACAGTTAATTTAAGTGAGTCGGTTTACAATCAACGAAATGCTGCTGCAGCTGCAGTTGCTGCGCACGAATGTGGTCACGCAGTTCAGCATGCACAAGCCTATGAATGGTTAACTATGCGATCCAAATTGGTGCCTGTAGTTAGTGTGTCATCTGGTATGTCTCAGTGGTTAATTATTGGTGGTTTAGTTTTAGGTGGAGCCGCAGGTGTTGGTCTTGGATGGTATGTAGCTGTTGCAGGTGTTATTATGATGGGATTAGCAACTGTATTTAGTTTTATTACGTTGCCTGTAGAGTATGATGCAAGTAATCGTGCATTGGCTTGGTTAGAAAATAAACACATGGTTACGCGTGACGAACATGCTGCCGCTGAAGATGCTTTAAAATGGGCGGCTAGAACCTATTTAGTTGCTGCTATAGGAGCTTTAGCCTCATTGGCGTATTGGGCAATTCAAGTGTTTGGTGGTCGCGATTAA
- a CDS encoding leucine--tRNA ligase yields the protein MQYNFNDIEAKWQKYWAENQTFKADNQSDKPKYYVLDMFPYPSGAGLHVGHPLGYIASDIYARFKRHKGFNVLHPQGYDSFGLPAEQYAIQTGQHPAVTTEENIKTYRRQLDQIGFSFDWSREVRTSDPNYYKWTQWIFIQLFNSWYCKHASKAYPIADLVEVFASEGNKSVEAVCDDHVLIFSAEEWNGFSHEKQQEILLQYRLTYLAETEVNWCPALGTVLANDEIVNGVSERGGHTVIRKKMTQWSMRISAYAERLLQGLDTVDWTDSLKESQRNWIGKSIGASVSFQVKDHDKVIEVFTTRPDTIFGVSFMTLAPEHELVSQITTNAQKSEVEAYIEKTAKRSERDRMADVKTISGVFTGAFAEHPFSKEPIPIWIGDYVLAGYGTGAVMSVPCGDQRDYAFAKHFNIPIPNIFEGVDISEEAFADKDKTVIANSDFLNGLPYKKAMKRAIFELEKIEQGEGKTNYRLRDAVFSRQRYWGEPFPVYYVNGMPQMIDKEHLPIRLPEVEKYLPTETGEPPLGRADVWAWDSKNFTVVSNALIDNKTVFPLELNTMPGWAGSSWYFFRYMDAQNDMDFASEEALNYWENVDLYIGGSEHATGHLLYARFWVKFMKDRGFVNVEEPFKKLINQGMILGTSAFVYRLSFMFADPRSEEAVGAKLLKKLQNIYISHSEFISKGDLALDKEALKKLKNTLAKIAGLPNADTLENLIVVPMPIHVKVEYINASDELDIEGLKQDGEFGDDYKDAVFIGENGEIIKADNDVYKVGREVEKMSKSKYNVVNPDSICEDYGADSLRLYEMFLGPLEQYKPWNTAGITGVHSFLKKLWKLYVDDNGIKVTESEPTKDNLKTLHKTIKKVEEDIESFSFNTSVSTFMIAVNELTVQKCTSRDILEPLIVLMSPYAPHISEELWSQLGHEKSISTVAFPKFDEKHLVESSKNYPISFNGKMRFTLELPMDMSKEDIEKAVMAHEKTQAQLEGRTPKKVIVVPGKIVNIVG from the coding sequence ATGCAATACAATTTCAACGACATAGAAGCCAAATGGCAAAAATATTGGGCAGAAAACCAAACGTTTAAAGCCGATAATCAATCTGATAAACCAAAATACTATGTTTTGGATATGTTTCCATATCCAAGCGGAGCAGGTTTGCATGTTGGTCATCCATTAGGGTATATTGCTTCTGATATTTATGCACGATTTAAAAGACATAAAGGCTTTAATGTATTGCATCCACAAGGCTATGATAGTTTTGGTTTACCAGCCGAGCAATATGCCATTCAAACAGGTCAGCATCCAGCGGTTACAACCGAAGAAAACATTAAAACATACAGACGTCAGTTAGACCAAATTGGGTTTTCATTTGATTGGAGTCGCGAGGTTAGAACGTCTGATCCCAATTATTATAAATGGACGCAATGGATTTTTATTCAATTATTCAATTCGTGGTATTGCAAGCATGCGAGTAAAGCGTACCCCATTGCAGATTTAGTTGAAGTTTTCGCTTCGGAAGGAAACAAATCTGTAGAAGCCGTTTGCGACGATCATGTTCTGATTTTTTCTGCTGAAGAGTGGAACGGCTTTTCGCATGAAAAACAACAAGAAATATTATTACAATACCGATTAACCTATTTGGCGGAAACCGAAGTGAATTGGTGTCCCGCTTTAGGAACTGTTTTAGCGAATGATGAAATTGTCAATGGCGTTTCAGAACGTGGAGGCCATACGGTTATTCGTAAAAAAATGACACAGTGGTCTATGCGTATTTCGGCCTATGCGGAACGTTTATTACAAGGACTAGATACGGTTGATTGGACAGATTCATTAAAAGAAAGCCAACGCAATTGGATTGGAAAATCTATTGGCGCCTCTGTTTCTTTTCAAGTGAAAGATCACGATAAGGTGATAGAAGTCTTTACCACCAGACCAGACACTATTTTCGGCGTATCATTCATGACTTTAGCGCCAGAACACGAATTGGTTTCACAAATAACAACCAATGCACAAAAATCAGAGGTTGAAGCTTATATTGAAAAAACAGCCAAACGTAGTGAACGCGACCGAATGGCGGATGTAAAAACTATTTCAGGTGTTTTTACGGGAGCGTTTGCAGAACATCCTTTTAGTAAAGAACCGATTCCAATTTGGATTGGCGATTATGTATTAGCTGGCTACGGAACCGGTGCTGTAATGTCTGTGCCATGCGGTGATCAGCGTGATTACGCTTTTGCAAAGCATTTTAATATTCCAATCCCAAATATTTTTGAAGGTGTCGATATTTCTGAAGAAGCCTTTGCCGACAAAGATAAAACGGTCATTGCTAACTCTGATTTCTTAAACGGCTTACCGTATAAAAAAGCCATGAAACGTGCTATTTTTGAATTAGAAAAAATAGAGCAAGGTGAAGGTAAAACCAATTATAGATTGCGTGATGCCGTGTTTTCAAGACAACGCTATTGGGGTGAGCCATTTCCAGTGTATTACGTAAATGGCATGCCACAAATGATTGATAAAGAGCATTTACCAATCCGTTTGCCTGAAGTAGAAAAGTATTTACCAACCGAAACAGGAGAGCCACCTTTAGGTCGTGCGGATGTTTGGGCTTGGGATTCTAAAAATTTTACCGTTGTTAGCAATGCGTTGATAGATAATAAAACGGTGTTCCCGTTAGAACTGAACACCATGCCAGGCTGGGCAGGAAGTTCGTGGTATTTCTTTCGATACATGGATGCTCAAAACGACATGGATTTTGCTAGTGAAGAAGCCCTCAACTATTGGGAGAATGTGGATTTGTATATTGGCGGAAGCGAACATGCTACAGGTCATTTATTATACGCACGTTTTTGGGTGAAGTTTATGAAAGATCGTGGTTTTGTAAATGTAGAAGAGCCATTCAAAAAGCTGATTAACCAAGGGATGATTTTGGGAACAAGTGCTTTTGTTTACCGATTGAGTTTTATGTTTGCAGACCCTAGATCTGAAGAAGCTGTAGGAGCAAAACTTTTGAAGAAATTACAAAATATTTATATTTCGCATTCAGAGTTTATCAGCAAAGGTGATTTGGCATTGGATAAAGAAGCCTTGAAAAAACTCAAAAATACCCTTGCTAAAATTGCCGGTTTACCGAATGCAGATACTTTAGAAAACCTTATAGTTGTGCCAATGCCAATTCACGTAAAAGTGGAATATATAAATGCTTCCGATGAATTAGATATTGAAGGATTAAAGCAGGATGGCGAATTTGGCGACGATTATAAAGATGCAGTTTTTATTGGCGAAAACGGTGAAATAATTAAAGCTGACAATGATGTTTATAAAGTAGGTCGTGAAGTAGAAAAGATGTCTAAATCCAAATACAATGTTGTTAATCCAGATAGTATTTGTGAAGATTATGGCGCCGACAGTTTACGTCTCTATGAAATGTTTTTGGGACCTTTAGAGCAATACAAACCATGGAACACTGCAGGAATTACAGGAGTTCATAGTTTTCTTAAAAAATTATGGAAGTTGTATGTAGACGATAACGGAATTAAAGTTACAGAATCAGAACCTACCAAAGACAACCTGAAAACCTTGCACAAAACGATTAAAAAGGTAGAGGAAGATATTGAGAGTTTTTCATTCAATACCTCTGTTTCAACATTTATGATTGCCGTTAACGAACTGACAGTTCAAAAATGTACGAGTCGTGATATCTTGGAGCCGCTTATTGTGTTGATGTCGCCTTATGCACCACATATTTCAGAAGAATTATGGAGCCAATTAGGTCATGAAAAATCTATTTCTACAGTCGCTTTTCCAAAATTTGATGAAAAGCATTTAGTAGAAAGTTCTAAAAATTATCCAATTTCTTTTAATGGTAAAATGCGATTTACACTAGAGTTACCTATGGATATGAGTAAAGAAGATATTGAAAAAGCTGTAATGGCACATGAAAAAACACAAGCACAATTAGAAGGACGCACACCTAAAAAGGTGATTGTTGTTCCTGGCAAGATTGTAAACATCGTTGGTTAA
- a CDS encoding ABC transporter permease, with product MSSSFEKYQKRRLISSYFSVVLSIGLVLFLLGLLGMLVLNAKKVSDHFKEQVVVTIYLKDSAKEVETKQLEKSLAMSDYVKSTEFVSKEQAAESMKAENGEDFMAFLGYNPLQNSIDVYVKADFVTAEQLDGIAQEALTKSFVDEVRYDNDLVNLMNDNVKKISFWILVISGLFTIIAVLLINSSIRLSVYSKRFTIKTMQMVGATKQFIRRPFVWKSVRLGVIGAVLAMIGMAVVLYYINQTFPELELLNNHILLGLLFAGIFVLGIIITWISTFIATQRFLNLKTDQLYY from the coding sequence ATGAGTTCATCTTTTGAGAAGTATCAAAAACGCCGATTAATATCCTCGTATTTTTCTGTAGTATTGAGTATAGGCTTGGTTTTATTCCTATTAGGCTTGTTGGGTATGCTGGTTTTAAATGCCAAAAAAGTATCTGATCATTTTAAGGAACAGGTAGTAGTTACCATTTATTTAAAAGATTCTGCTAAAGAAGTTGAAACTAAACAGCTAGAAAAAAGCTTAGCGATGTCTGATTATGTAAAATCGACCGAATTTGTTTCAAAAGAACAAGCTGCCGAATCTATGAAAGCCGAAAACGGTGAAGACTTCATGGCTTTTTTAGGTTATAATCCACTTCAGAACTCCATTGATGTTTATGTAAAAGCCGATTTTGTTACAGCGGAACAATTAGATGGCATTGCGCAAGAAGCGCTTACCAAAAGCTTTGTGGACGAAGTTCGTTATGATAATGACTTGGTGAATTTGATGAATGATAATGTGAAAAAAATAAGTTTTTGGATTTTAGTTATCAGTGGTTTATTTACCATTATTGCAGTTTTACTGATTAATAGCTCCATTCGTTTATCGGTTTATTCCAAACGCTTTACTATTAAAACCATGCAAATGGTTGGTGCTACCAAGCAATTTATTAGACGTCCATTTGTGTGGAAAAGCGTACGTTTAGGTGTAATTGGAGCCGTTTTGGCCATGATTGGAATGGCTGTGGTTTTATATTATATTAATCAAACCTTTCCGGAATTAGAACTTTTAAATAACCATATTTTATTAGGACTTTTATTTGCTGGTATTTTTGTGTTAGGTATTATTATTACTTGGATTAGCACGTTTATAGCTACGCAACGTTTCTTGAATTTAAAAACAGATCAGCTGTATTATTAA
- a CDS encoding DUF3098 domain-containing protein, producing the protein MGEQKRKADTQTEFVFGRKNYKFMIIGLAVIGLGFILMSGGGSDDPNVFNPEIFNFRRIRLAPTLVLLGFAIEVYAILLNPNKK; encoded by the coding sequence ATGGGCGAACAAAAACGTAAGGCAGACACACAAACCGAATTTGTATTCGGAAGGAAAAATTATAAATTCATGATAATTGGTCTAGCCGTAATTGGTTTAGGTTTCATTCTAATGTCAGGTGGTGGTAGCGATGACCCTAATGTTTTTAATCCAGAAATATTTAATTTTCGACGCATTCGTTTAGCGCCAACGTTAGTTTTACTTGGTTTTGCTATAGAAGTTTACGCTATTTTACTGAATCCGAATAAAAAATAA
- a CDS encoding undecaprenyl-diphosphate phosphatase, whose protein sequence is MDITDSIILGVIQGLTEFLPVSSSGHLELGKAILGDHSIPKESLLFTVVLHFATALSTMVVFRKDIWLLLKGVLKFEWNDDLQFVSKIALSMIPAVIVGLFFEEQLESLFGGNIMLVGFMLLVTAALLFLADKAKDTHKKVSFKNALIIGVSQAIAMLPGISRSGATISTSVLLGNDKTRAARFSFLMVVPLIFGKIAKDLLSGDLTYEASNFTYLSAGFIAAFLAGLFACTWMISLVKKSKLSYFAMYCAIVGVIAIIYTLVN, encoded by the coding sequence ATGGATATAACCGATTCTATTATTTTAGGTGTTATACAAGGTCTCACCGAGTTTCTACCTGTTTCTTCTAGTGGTCATTTAGAACTTGGAAAAGCCATTTTGGGCGACCACTCTATTCCTAAAGAAAGTCTGCTTTTCACAGTGGTTTTACATTTTGCAACCGCATTGAGCACTATGGTTGTGTTTAGAAAAGATATTTGGCTCCTACTAAAAGGTGTTTTGAAATTTGAGTGGAATGACGACTTGCAATTTGTGTCTAAAATTGCATTGTCTATGATTCCTGCCGTTATTGTAGGTCTCTTTTTTGAAGAACAATTAGAAAGTCTTTTTGGAGGTAATATTATGCTAGTCGGCTTTATGCTTTTAGTAACAGCTGCCCTACTCTTTTTAGCTGATAAAGCCAAGGACACCCATAAAAAAGTAAGTTTTAAAAACGCCTTAATAATTGGAGTTTCACAGGCTATAGCCATGCTTCCTGGTATTTCACGTTCCGGAGCAACCATTTCTACTTCTGTATTATTGGGGAATGATAAAACACGAGCTGCTCGTTTTTCCTTCTTGATGGTTGTACCACTTATTTTTGGGAAAATCGCTAAAGACCTTTTAAGCGGCGATTTAACTTACGAAGCATCTAATTTTACTTATTTAAGCGCTGGATTTATAGCCGCTTTTCTTGCAGGACTATTTGCTTGTACTTGGATGATTTCATTAGTAAAGAAAAGTAAACTATCCTATTTCGCTATGTATTGCGCCATTGTTGGTGTGATTGCAATTATTTATACACTCGTAAATTAA